A genome region from Glycine max cultivar Williams 82 chromosome 5, Glycine_max_v4.0, whole genome shotgun sequence includes the following:
- the LOC100817014 gene encoding protein RALF-like 24, whose protein sequence is MSQPRFIVMAFPRLALVLLLHTLLPICNGLLVVDLNLSETAVMTKRVCTKSIGECLAEPEMDSESNRRVLEGVQHIKYISYETLKRDMVPCDRAGASYYNCHARPANPYNRGCEVITGCARGVQGIKT, encoded by the coding sequence ATGTCCCAACCCAGATTCATTGTCATGGCTTTCCCACGTTTGGCACTTGTTCTTCTGCTTCACACCCTTCTCCCAATCTGCAATGGCCTATTAGTTGTGGACCTCAATTTGAGTGAAACTGCTGTGATGACCAAAAGGGTTTGCACCAAAAGCATTGGAGAGTGTTTGGCAGAGCCAGAAATGGACTCAGAGAGCAATAGGAGAGTTCTGGAAGGTGTGCAGCACATAAAGTACATTAGCTATGAGACACTCAAGAGGGACATGGTTCCATGTGATAGAGCAGGAGCTTCTTACTACAATTGTCATGCAAGACCAGCAAATCCTTATAATAGGGGCTGTGAGGTCATTACTGGATGTGCAAGAGGTGTTCAAGGCATCAAAACTTGA
- the LOC100815953 gene encoding adenosylhomocysteinase-like, whose product MALLVEKTTSGREYKVKDLSQADFGRLEIELAEVEMPGLMACRTEFGPSQPFKGARITGSLHMTIQTAVLIETLTALGAEVRWCSCNIFSTQDHAAAAIARDSAAVFAWKGETLQEYWWCTERALDWGPGGGPDLIVDDGGDATLLIHEGVKAEELYEKTGELPDPNSTDNAEFQIVLTIIRDGLKTDPTRYRKMKERLVGVSEETTTGVKRLYQMQANGTLLFPAINVNDSVTKSKFDNLYGCRHSLPDGLMRATDVMIAGKVAVVAGYGDVGKGCAAALKQAGARVIVTEIDPICALQALMEGLQVLTLEDVVSEADIFVTTTGNKDIIMVDHMKKMKNNAIVCNIGHFDNEIDMLGLENYPGVKRITIKPQTDRWVFPETNVGIIVLAEGRLMNLGCATGHPSFVMSCSFTNQVIAQLELWKEKSTGKYEKKVYVLPKHLDEKVAALHLGKLGAKLTKLSPAQADYISVPVEGPYKPAHYRY is encoded by the exons atGGCTTTGTTGGTGGAGAAAACCACGAGCGGCCGCGAGTACAAGGTCAAGGACCTTTCCCAGGCCGACTTCGGCCGCCTCGAGATCGAGCTGGCCGAGGTTGAGATGCCGGGCCTCATGGCCTGCCGGACCGAGTTCGGCCCATCTCAGCCCTTCAAGGGGGCCCGCATCACCGGCTCCCTTCACATGACCATCCAGACCGCTGTCCTCATCGAGACCCTCACCGCTCTCGGCGCCGAGGTTCGCTGGTGCTCCTGCAACATCTTCTCCACTCAGGACCACGCCGCCGCCGCCATCGCCCGTGACAGCGCCGCCGTCTTCGCCTGGAAGGGTGAGACCCTCCAGGAGTACTGGTGGTGCACCGAGCGCGCCCTCGACTGGGGCCCCGGCGGCGGCCCCGACCTCATCGTCGACGACGGAGGCGACGCCACCCTCCTCATCCACGAGGGCGTCAAGGCCGAGGAGCTCTATGAGAAGACCGGGGAACTCCCCGACCCTAACTCCACTGACAACGCCGAGTTCCAGATCGTGCTTACCATCATCAGAGATGGGTTGAAGACCGATCCCACCAGGTACCGCAAGATGAAGGAGCGTCTCGTTGGGGTTTCTGAGGAAACCACCACTGGTGTTAAGAGGCTATATCAGATGCAGGCGAATGGGACTCTACTCTTCCCTGCTATTAATGTCAATGACTCTGTTACCAAGAGCAAG TTTGACAACTTGTACGGGTGCCGTCACTCTCTCCCTGATGGTCTGATGAGGGCTACTGATGTGATGATTGCTGGAAAGGTGGCTGTTGTGGCTGGATATGGTGATGTTGGCAAGGGTTGTGCTGCTGCATTGAAGCAGGCTGGTGCTCGTGTCATCGTGACTGAGATTGACCCCATTTGTGCCCTTCAGGCTCTCATGGAAGGCCTTCAGGTTCTGACCTTGGAGGATGTTGTTTCTGAGGCTGATATCTTTGTCACCACCACGGGTAACAAGGACATCATCATGGTTGAccacatgaagaaaatgaagaacaatGCCATTGTTTGCAACATTGGTCACTTTGACAATGAGATCGACATGCTGGGGCTGGAGAACTACCCCGGCGTGAAGCGCATCACCATCAAGCCCCAAACCGACAGATGGGTCTTCCCCGAGACCAATGTCGGCATCATTGTCTTGGCCGAGGGTCGTTTGATGAACTTGGGATGCGCCACAGGACACCCTAGTTTTGTGATGTCCTGCTCCTTCACCAACCAGGTCATTGCTCAGCTTGAGTTGTGGAAGGAGAAGAGTACCGGCAAGTACGAGAAGAAAGTTTACGTTTTGCCCAAGCACCTTGATGAGAAGGTGGCTGCACTTCACCTTGGCAAACTTGGAGCTAAGCTCACCAAGCTTAGCCCGGCCCAGGCTGATTACATCAGTGTGCCTGTTGAGGGTCCATACAAGCCTGCTCATTACAGGTACTAA
- the LOC100815417 gene encoding serine hydroxymethyltransferase: MDPVSVWGNTPLATVDPEIHDLIEKEKHRQCRGIELIASENFTSFAVIEALGSALTNKYSEGMPGNRYYGGNEFIDQIENLCRSRALQAFHLDAQSWGVNVQPYSGSPANFAAYTAVLNPHDRIMGLDLPSGGHLTHGYYTSGGKKISATSIYFESLPYKVNSTTGYIDYDRLEEKALDFRPKLIICGGSAYPRDWDYKRFREIADKCGALLLCDMAHTSGLVAAQEVNSPFEYCDIVTTTTHKSLRGPRAGMIFYRKGPKPPKKGQPENAVYDFEDKINFAVFPSLQGGPHNHQIGALAVALKQAASPGFKAYAKQVKANAVALGNYLMGKGYSLVTGGTENHLVLWDLRPLGLTGNKVEKLCDLCNITVNKNAVFGDSSALAPGGVRIGAPAMTSRGLVEKDFEQIGEFLHRAVTLTLEIQKEHGKLLKDFNKGLVNNKAIEDLKADVEKFSATFDMPGFLVSEMKYKD; the protein is encoded by the exons ATGGATCCAGTGAGCGTGTGGGGTAACACGCCCTTGGCGACGGTGGATCCCGAGATCCATGACCTCATCGAGAAGGAGAAGCACCGCCAATGCCGCGGCATCGAGCTCATCGCCTCCGAGAACTTCACCTCCTTCGCAGTCATCGAGGCCCTCGGCAGCGCCCTCACCAACAAATACTCCGAGGGCATGCCCGGCAACCGCTACTACGGCGGCAACGAATTCATCGACCAGATCGAAAACCTCTGCCGCTCACGCGCCCTCCAGGCCTTCCACCTCGACGCCCAATCCTGGGGCGTCAATGTGCAGCCCTACTCCGGCTCCCCTGCCAACTTCGCCGCCTACACCGCCGTCCTCAACCCCCACGACCGCATCATGGGGCTGGATCTCCCCTCCGGCGGCCACCTCACCCACGGCTACTACACCTCCGGCGGCAAGAAGATCTCCGCCACCTCCATTTACTTCGAGAGCCTCCCTTACAAAGTAAACTCCACCACCGGCTACATCGACTACGACCGCTTGGAGGAAAAAGCCCTAGACTTCAGGCCCAAATTGATAATCTGCGGTGGCAGCGCTTACCCTCGCGATTGGGACTACAAACGCTTCAGGGAAATTGCGGATAAGTGCGGGGCATTGCTTCTCTGCGACATGGCGCACACTAGCGGCCTTGTGGCCGCGCAGGAAGTGAACAGCCCCTTCGAGTATTGCGACATTGTGACCACCACCACGCATAAGAGCTTGCGGGGTCCACGGGCGGGGATGATCTTTTACCGGAAGGGCCCGAAGCCGCCGAAGAAGGGGCAGCCGGAGAACGCGGTTTATGATTTCGAGGACAAGATCAACTTTGCGGTGTTCCCTTCGCTGCAGGGTGGGCCCCACAACCACCAGATCGGGGCTCTTGCCGTGGCGCTGAAGCAGGCCGCGTCGCCCGGGTTTAAGGCCTACGCCAAGCAGGTTAAGGCCAACGCCGTTGCGCTTGGGAATTACTTGATGGGGAAAGGGTACAGTCTTGTCACTGGAGGCACGGAGAACCATCTTGTCTTGTGGGATCTCAGACCTCTTGGATTGActg GGAATAAGGTGGAGAAACTCTGTGATCTCTGCAACATTACTGTTAATAAGAACGCAGTTTTTGGTGATAGCAGTGCCTTGGCCCCCGGTGGAGTGCGAATTG GGGCCCCTGCCATGACTTCTAGGGGTTTGGTTGAAAAGGACTTTGAGCAGATTGGTGAGTTCCTTCACCGTGCTGTGACTCTCACACTGGAGATCCAGAAGGAGCATGGCAAACTTCTCAAGGATTTCAACAAGGGCCTCGTCAACAACAAGGCCATTGAAGATCTCAAAGCTGATGTTGAGAAGTTCTCTGCCACATTTGACATGCCTGGCTTCCTGGTATCTGAAATGAAGTACAAGGATTAG
- the LOC100794807 gene encoding subtilisin-like protease SBT5.3 — protein sequence MRPPSSSIHFLLQILLVFLLHRPSFALKKSYVVYLGAHSHKPELSSVDFNQVTQSHHEFLGSFLGSSNTTKDSIFYSYTRHINGFAAILEEEVAAEISKHPKVLSVFENRGRKLHTTRSWDFMGLEHNGVIQSNSIWKKARFGEGVIIGNLDTGVWPESKSFSEEGLGPIPSKWRGICHNGIDHTFHCNRKLIGARYFNKGYASVAGPLNSSFDSPRDNEGHGTHTLSTAGGNMVARVSVFGQGHGTAKGGSPMARVAAYKVCWPPVAGDECFDADILAAFDLAIHDGVDVLSLSLGGSASTFFKDSVAIGSFHAAKHGIVVVCSAGNSGPADATAENLAPWHVTVAASTMDRQFPTYVFLGNNITFKGESLSATILAPKFYPIIKATDAKLASARAEDAVLCQNGTLDPNKVKGKIVVCLRGINARVDKGEQAFLAGAVGMVLANDKTTGNEIIADPHVLPASHINFTDGSAVFTYINSTKFPVAYITHPKTQLDTKPAPFMAAFSSKGPNTIVPEILKPDITAPGVSVIAAYTEAQGPTNQVFDKRRIPFNSVSGTSMSCPHVSGIVGLLRALYPTWSPAAIKSAIMTTATTLDNEVEPLLNATDGKATPFSYGAGHVQPNRAMDPGLVYDTTIDDYLNFLCALGYNATQISVFTEGPYQCRKKFSLLNLNYPSITVPKLSGSVTVTRRLKNVGSPGTYIAHVQNPHGITISVKPSILKFKNVGEEKSFKVTFKAMQGKATNNYVFGKLIWSDGKHYVTSPIVVKALLTRN from the exons ATGAGGCCACCAAGTTCTTCCATCCACTTTCTCCTTCAAATTCTTCTTGTCTTTCTACTGCACAGACCCAGCTTTGCATTGAAAAAG TCATATGTGGTGTACTTGGGAGCCCACTCACACAAGCCAGAATTATCCTCAGTTGACTTCAATCAAGTTACACAGTCCCACCATGAGTTTCTGGGATCTTTCTTAGGAag TTCTAATACAACCAAGGACTCCATCTTTTACTCATACACAAGGCACATCAATGGTTTTGCTGCAATTTTGGAAGAAGAAGTAGCTGCTGAGATATCAA AGCACCCCAAAGTGTTGTCAGTGTTCGAGAACCGTGGGAGAAAGCTACACACCACTCGATCATGGGATTTCATGGGGCTAGAGCATAATGGGGTGATCCAATCCAACTCAATCTGGAAGAAAGCCAGATTTGGTGAGGGTGTCATCATTGGAAACCTGGATACAG GTGTTTGGCCTGAATCAAAGAGCTTTAGTGAGGAAGGCTTGGGACCAATTCCATCAAAGTGGAGAGGAATCTGTCATAACGGAATTGATCATACTTTTCACTGCAACAG GAAGCTAATAGGGGCAAGGTACTTCAACAAGGGCTACGCCTCAGTGGCGGGCCCCCTTAACTCCTCCTTTGACTCGCCACGTGACAACGAGGGCCACGGGACCCACACCCTATCCACAGCTGGCGGGAACATGGTCGCACGTGTCAGCGTCTTCGGCCAGGGCCACGGCACAGCCAAGGGTGGCTCACCAATGGCACGTGTGGCAGCCTACAAGGTCTGCTGGCCCCCCGTCGCCGGCGACGAGTGCTTCGACGCCGATATCTTGGCAGCCTTCGACCTCGCCATCCACGACGGCGTCGATGTCCTCTCCCTCTCGCTCGGTGGCTCGGCCTCCACGTTTTTCAAGGATAGTGTTGCCATCGGATCCTTCCATGCCGCCAAACATGGCATTGTGGTGGTTTGCTCCGCTGGCAACAGTGGGCCTGCGGATGCCACTGCGGAAAATCTTGCACCCTGGCATGTTACGGTTGCTGCCAGCACCATGGATCGACAGTTCCCCACTTACGTTTTCCTTGGTAACAATATCACCTTCAAG GGCGAAAGCCTATCAGCTACGATATTGGCACCCAAGTTCTACCCAATTATTAAAGCTACAGATGCTAAATTGGCGAGTGCAAGAGCTGAAGATGC GGTGCTGTGCCAGAATGGGACCCTGGATCCCAACAAGGTGAAGGGAAAGATCGTGGTGTGTCTCCGAGGAATAAATGCAAGAGTGGACAAGGGAGAGCAAGCTTTTCTTGCTGGTGCTGTGGGAATGGTCCTTGCTAATGACAAGACTACTGGGAATGAAATTATAGCTGATCCTCATGTCCTTCCTGCTTCTCATATCAATTTTACTGATGGCAGTGCTGTCTTTACTTACATCAACTCAACCAA GTTCCCAGTGGCATATATTACACATCCAAAGACTCAGTTGGATACTAAGCCAGCCCCGTTTATGGCAGCCTTTTCATCAAAAGGACCAAATACTATCGTGCCCGAGATCCTAAAG CCTGATATCACTGCACCAGGGGTGTCAGTTATAGCGGCCTATACTGAAGCCCAAGGACCAACCAATCAAGTGTTCGACAAACGCAGGATTCCATTTAACTCAGTTTCAGGCACATCAATGTCATGCCCTCACGTTTCAGGCATTGTGGGACTGTTGAGAGCCTTATATCCTACGTGGAGTCCTGCTGCTATTAAATCAGCAATCATGACCACGG CTACAACACTAGACAATGAGGTGGAGCCACTACTGAATGCTACTGATGGCAAGGCAACACCATTCAGTTACGGGGCAGGACATGTTCAACCAAACAGAGCAATGGATCCCGGGCTAGTTTATGACACAACAATTGATGATTACCTCAACTTCTTATGTGCTTTAGGTTACAATGCGACACAGATCTCAGTGTTCACAGAAGGTCCATATCAATGCCGCAAGAAATTTAGTCTCCTCAACCTGAACTATCCCTCAATCACAGTCCCAAAACTCTCTGGGTCAGTGACAGTTACAAGGAGATTGAAAAATGTTGGCTCTCCAGGGACGTACATTGCTCATGTTCAAAACCCGCATGGAATCACCATTTCTGTGAAGCCAAGCATCTTGAAGTTCAAAAATGTTGGTGAAGAGAAGAGCTTTAAAGTAACCTTCAAGGCCATGCAAGGAAAGGCCACAAATAACTACGTATTTGGAAAACTGATATGGTCAGATGGCAAGCATTACGTCACGAGTCCAATAGTTGTGAAGGCCCTCTTAACTAGAAATTGA
- the LOC100818071 gene encoding UDP-glucuronate 4-epimerase 6, producing MASSPDTSKTIKLVRNNSYLRRLNISFKILFLLLALLLLYTLSTHHHHLPLSSAWENQVRHSALPRRPNGMSVLVTGAAGFVGSHCSLALKKRGDGVLGLDNFNPYYDPSLKRARQHLLAKHRILIIEADLNDAPLLAKLFDVVSFSHVLHLAAQAGVRYAMQNPQSYVASNIAGFVTLLEASKTSNPQPAIVWASSSSVYGLNNESPFSELHRTDQPASLYAATKKAGEAIAHTYNHIYGLSLTGLRFFTVYGPWGRPDMAYFFFTKSILQGKPIDVYQTQDEREVARDFTYIDDVVKGCLGALDTAEKSTGGGGKKHGAAQLRVYNLGNTSPVPVGKLVSVLETLLRVKAKKHVIKMPRNGDVPFTHANVSLAWRDFGYKPTTDLATGLRKFVQWYVGYYGVRLGVEKEKISLD from the coding sequence atggcATCTTCACCGGACACCAGCAAAACCATAAAGCTGGTGCGTAACAACAGCTACCTCCGCAGACTCAACATATCCTTCAAaatcctcttcctcctcctcgcCCTCCTCCTCCTTTACACTCTTTCcacccaccaccaccacctccccCTCTCCTCCGCCTGGGAGAATCAGGTCCGCCACTCCGCCCTCCCTCGCCGCCCCAACGGCATGTCGGTGCTTGTCACCGGCGCCGCGGGCTTCGTCGGCTCCCACTGCTCCCTCGCCCTCAAGAAGCGCGGCGACGGCGTCCTCGGCCTCGACAACTTTAACCCCTACTACGACCCCTCCCTAAAACGCGCCCGCCAACACCTCCTGGCGAAACACCGAATCCTCATCATCGAAGCCGACCTAAACGACGCGCCGTTGCTCGCCAAGCTCTTCGACGTCGTTTCCTTCTCCCACGTCCTCCACCTCGCAGCACAAGCGGGCGTCCGCTACGCCATGCAGAACCCCCAGTCCTACGTGGCATCCAACATCGCCGGCTTCGTCACCCTTCTAGAAGCTTCCAAAACCTCCAACCCCCAGCCCGCCATCGTTTGGGCCTCTTCCAGTTCCGTCTATGGGCTCAATAATGAAAGCCCATTCTCCGAACTCCACCGTACGGACCAGCCCGCGAGCCTCTACGCCGCAACTAAAAAAGCCGGCGAGGCCATCGCGCATACCTACAATCATATCTATGGACTCTCCCTCACCGGATTGCGCTTCTTCACTGTTTACGGGCCCTGGGGAAGGCCCGACATGGCTTACTTTTTCTTCACTAAGTCCATCCTCCAGGGAAAGCCCATTGACGTGTACCAGACGCAGGACGAAAGAGAAGTGGCGCGCGACTTCACTTACATCGACGACGTCGTCAAGGGCTGCCTCGGCGCTCTAGACACGGCGGAGAAGAGCACCGGCGGCGGCGGGAAGAAGCACGGCGCCGCGCAGCTCAGGGTTTACAATCTCGGCAACACCTCGCCGGTGCCGGTGGGGAAACTCGTTTCCGTGTTGGAGACGTTGCTCAGGGTGAAGGCGAAGAAGCACGTGATCAAAATGCCGCGAAACGGCGACGTTCCATTCACGCATGCTAACGTGAGCCTGGCGTGGAGGGACTTCGGGTACAAGCCCACCACTGATCTCGCCACTGGTCTCAGAAAGTTCGTGCAGTGGTACGTTGGGTATTACGGGGTTCGCTTAGgggtagaaaaggaaaagatttCGCTTGATTGA